A window of Bacteroidota bacterium genomic DNA:
TTCATCCATATTTCCCCAGTCCAAACTTGAACCCTTCAGCGTTGGGCCATTCCAAGTGAGTGCATGTCACGGCGTGGAGCGCGTGACAGAGGGACAGACTGCGTTGAAGAAGAAGAGTGACGGGCGACTGTACCGCTGGGATGCGGTAGTAGATGGTGCGTCCGCTACGGTAGCCTATGCGATCTGGAACAACGGACAGCGAGATGTGCGGGCCGTTCGCGCTGAGGGGGGCAACGAGGCCTTCGGAAAGCTGGCCGGCAGGCTTCGCTTCTCGATCCGGTCCCCGGAGTCTGGGCCTCACGCCGGGAAGAGTCGGGTGTTTGCACAATTGCGACAGGCTCGCGTAAAGGCTGGAGGCTGGTCTACTGTGCATGTAGCCTCTGAGGCACAGATGAACGAAGGGGCGGGCTTGGATGTGGGGCAGGTCCTTCGTGGGCTCGGCGCGTACGCCTACGGTCGCAGCGAAGACCTGGTAGGCACCACCAACCAGAGCCGAAACCAACTCTGCGTGGTGTGTGACGAGGACGAGCCGAGGGTGATGGTGGCGGCGTTCCTGCTCTCGCGAGCCTTGCCCATCCTGAACGCGTACCCTGCGTGACACGCATTCCGTCTCCATCAGGGTGAGGACGTTTCGCTGAAATCGTCATGGGACGGATGCGAGCCATAGCGCCCGTGCTCGCGATAGGCGTGCGCGTAGCCAGTCGTAGCGTCGTGCTTGCGGTTCTGGCTGCGTTCATCGGGTGCTGCCTCGATATGGACCTTGTCTCCAGCCTTACGTCGTCGGGAAGAATTGGTACGTGATTGAGGCTCTGGCGTCCCTTTGCCAGTGGAGCGCGTCTGCTTCTTTTTCGAACGCTTCTTTGATGCTGAAGCCGTTCCACTCGCTGACTTCCCGGAAGAGGATTTCGCCTTCACGGAAACGCTCATGCGCTTCGAGAGAACTGGGCACTTCGCGGGGTGCTTCTTCCAATTCTTGACGGGGCTCCCACACTCGCACAGTCGCCACCCTGCTGCAAGTTCTTCTCTGGAGAACTCGCCACGACGATGACGTAGGGAGGTTTTGCGCTGCTGCGCTGCCGTCTGTACTTGCTTCTTCTTCGTGGGGCTTTTAACTGGGGTGTCATTCGCTCTTTTCGTTTTTGTGTGCCTCTTGACTGGAGCGGTGTAGAGCGTTTTTGACTCGGTCAGTGGGGTTGATTCGACTGCTGCGACGGACCGACCAGAAGGCTTAGGGCGGTCCGGTAAGTCGTCAAGTTGGGCCAGAACCTTTGCTGCCCGCTCCTTCAGGCTTCTGGTAGCGTGAGGAGCTTCGCGGATAGCTCCGATAAGCTCGCTGAGCGCGCGCTCCAAGCGGCGCTGATGGGAGGGAGAGGGCATGAAGGCTACAGGTTCGCTCGGTGGCTAGGGGACGCTGACTTCGAGCGGATGGGTTAGCTTGCGAGGCTAAGACATGCCCACAACATAACCAGGCTCGCCCATTCTGCATGGCTCAACTCGACAATCTAGAGGCCGTAGAGAAACGCCTATGGAGTAGCGCCGATAATCTCCGCGCCAACTCGGTCTACGCCTCCAACGAGTACTTCCTCCCCGTGATGGGGCTGCTCTTTCTCCGCCACGCCTACAACCGCTTCCTCACGGCGAAGGCCGAGATCGAGAAGACGCTCCCCTCGCGCGGCGGCAAGACCCGCGACCTCACGCCGGGAGACTTCTCAGGACGCGGCGCGCTCTACCTCCAGCCGCACGCGCGCTTCGACTACCTCGTCGGCCTACCGGATGACGCCGACCGCTCGAAGGCGGTGATCGAGGCGATGGAGTCCATCGAGAAGGATTACAAGAGCCTGGAAGGGCAGCTTCCGAAGGTCGAGTATCAGAAGCTCGACAATGACGTGCTCGCGCAGCTGCTGCGGACGTTTAACGACCCGGCGCTCCAGGACGCGGGCGGCGACGTGTTCGGGCGGATCTACGAGTACTTCCTGACCAAGTTTGCGGGCCTCAAAGCGCACGACGACGGCGAGTTCTTCACCCCGCCGTCCATCGTCCAGATGATCGTCAACGTGATCGAGCCGGATCACGGGAAGGTGCTGGACCCGGCGTGCGGTTCGGGCGGCATGTTCGTGCAGACAGCCCACTTCATCGAGGCGGAGCACGAGGACCCGACCAAGCGGGCAACGTTCTACGGCCTGGAGAAGAACGAGACGACGATCCGCCTCGGCAAGATGAACCTCGCCGTGCACGGGCTGGAGGGCAACATCCAGCAGGCGATCAGCTACTACGAGGACCACACGTCCAACCTCGTGGGGCGCGCCGACTTCGTGATGGCGAACCCGCCCTTCAACGTGGACGAGGTGGACGCCGACAAGGTGAAGAACGACCCGCGCCTGCCGTTCGGCCTGCCGGGCATCAACAAGAAGGGCAAGGTCTCGAACGCCAACTACGTCTGGATCTCGTACTTCTACAGCTACCTCGCCGAGGCGGGCCGCGCGGGCTTCGTGATGTCGTCGCAGGCGTCGAGCGCGGGGCGCGACGAGGCGAGGGTGCGCGCCAAGCTCGTGGAGACCGGAGCCGTAGACGTGATGATGGCGATCCGGGGCGGCTTCTTCTACACGCGCACCGTCCCGTGCGAACTGTGGTTTCTGGACAAGGGCAAGCCTGCCGACCGCCGCGACCAGGTGCTTATGATCGACGCGCGGAACGTCCACCGGAAGCTCACGCGCACGGTCTACGACTTCACACCGGAGCAGCTCGCCAACCTGACGAGCCTCGTGTGGCTCTACCGGGGCGAGCGCGCCCGCTTCGTAGCGCTCGTGGCCGACCACCTCGGGCGCAGCATGGAGGCCGCGCGCAACTGCTTCGCCGACCACTCCGACCGGGCCGCGTTCGCGGGCGCGCTGCCCGTGCTCTTGGCCGCTGCGGAGTCGCTCCACGAGCAACTCGCGCTGTTCCTCGATACGCTACCCAACGAGCACGAGCACGCCGAGACGTTCGCCACCTACGCGACTATGCGCCGAACGCTCGCGGACGACATTGCGGCGTTCCGGCAGGAGACGGGCGACGCGGCCGAGGCGCTGGCCGCCACCGACCGCGCCGACCTCGATGCGCTGTGGGGGTTCCTGGAGGACGAGGCGCTCCCGTTCGGCGACGGCGCGCGTGCCCTCCTGAAAGAAATTGACGGGTTCGTACGACTCGCCGCGCGCGTGGTGGACGCCTGCAAGCAAGACCTTGACGCGGGCAGCCACGACGCCTTCAACACGACGAAGGTGAACGCGGCGCGCAAGGATCTCGACGCGGTGCGCCAGGAGGCCGCCGAGCAGGTGCGGCGCGTGCGCTACTTCGCCCGGCAGGCGCGGTGGCTCCACGAGCGCTTCCCCGACGGCGAACTCCGCGATGTGCCGGGCCTCGTGAAGCTCGTGGACCGCGCCGAGATCGCGGCCAACGACGGTAGCCTCACGCCAGGACGCTACGTGGGCGTGGCCCCGCCCGAGGTGGACGAGGACTTCGACTTCGAGGAGGCCATGCGCGACCTGCACATTGAACTACGCGACCTCAACGCCGAGGCTGCCACCCTCGCGGCGACCATCAGCAAAAACTTTGAGGCGTTGGGGGTAGAGGTATGAGCTGGAATTCAGGATTGATAGGAGATCTCATTGCTCTACAACGTGGTTATGATCTGACAAAAGCGCAGATGAAAGAAGGGGCTGTTCCTGTAGTTGGCTCCGCAGGCATCAATGGTCTTCATAACAAGTCAAAGGTTTCAGGACCCGGAGTTACGCTTGGAAGGAGCGGTGCTTCTATCGGCAAGGTTTGCTACGTTGAGGAAGATTATTGGCCACACAATACATGCTTGTTTGTGACAGATTTTAAGGGGAACGATGTGCGATTTATTTCTTTCCTCCTGGGGACTGTTGATCTGTCAAGACTCAACTCTGGTGCAGCTCAACCTTCTCTGAACCGGA
This region includes:
- a CDS encoding N-6 DNA methylase codes for the protein MAQLDNLEAVEKRLWSSADNLRANSVYASNEYFLPVMGLLFLRHAYNRFLTAKAEIEKTLPSRGGKTRDLTPGDFSGRGALYLQPHARFDYLVGLPDDADRSKAVIEAMESIEKDYKSLEGQLPKVEYQKLDNDVLAQLLRTFNDPALQDAGGDVFGRIYEYFLTKFAGLKAHDDGEFFTPPSIVQMIVNVIEPDHGKVLDPACGSGGMFVQTAHFIEAEHEDPTKRATFYGLEKNETTIRLGKMNLAVHGLEGNIQQAISYYEDHTSNLVGRADFVMANPPFNVDEVDADKVKNDPRLPFGLPGINKKGKVSNANYVWISYFYSYLAEAGRAGFVMSSQASSAGRDEARVRAKLVETGAVDVMMAIRGGFFYTRTVPCELWFLDKGKPADRRDQVLMIDARNVHRKLTRTVYDFTPEQLANLTSLVWLYRGERARFVALVADHLGRSMEAARNCFADHSDRAAFAGALPVLLAAAESLHEQLALFLDTLPNEHEHAETFATYATMRRTLADDIAAFRQETGDAAEALAATDRADLDALWGFLEDEALPFGDGARALLKEIDGFVRLAARVVDACKQDLDAGSHDAFNTTKVNAARKDLDAVRQEAAEQVRRVRYFARQARWLHERFPDGELRDVPGLVKLVDRAEIAANDGSLTPGRYVGVAPPEVDEDFDFEEAMRDLHIELRDLNAEAATLAATISKNFEALGVEV